The following coding sequences are from one Microtus pennsylvanicus isolate mMicPen1 chromosome 1, mMicPen1.hap1, whole genome shotgun sequence window:
- the Ppil6 gene encoding putative inactive peptidyl-prolyl cis-trans isomerase-like 6 isoform X1, whose product MATPQQQPQPQPQQCRPKPSACRTQVLPESPLQVKVVGLFKSSSFQMSKTIAETLKHNYPSRFEDPVIVPLQEFAWDQYLQEKKRELKGETWVYSSYVMCFVNDQLLGNGFDLKKWAQKVWDVVDVRPSALYEALTLNYSTKFLKDTKHDFVFLDICINLSPIGRLIFELYCDTCPKTCKNFQVLCTGTAGFSERGVKLHYKDSIFHRVVQNGWIQGGDIVQGRGDDGESIYGPIFEDENFSIPHNKRGVLGMVNRGHHTNSSQFYVTLQAAPYLDRKYVAFGQLIEGTEVLRQLELVPTENERPTLLCSIADSGILYT is encoded by the exons ATGGCCACTCCGCAGCAGCAGCCGCAGCCGCAGCCGCAGCAGTGTCGGCCGAAGCCCTCAGCTTGTCGCACTCAGGTGCTGCCGGAGTCGCCGCTGCAGGTGAAGGTGGTGGGGCTCTTCAAAAGCTCCAGCTTTCAGATGTCAAAGACCATCGCTGAG ACTCTGAAACATAATTACCCATCCAGATTTGAAGATCCCGTGATAGTTCCTCTTCAGGAGTTTGCTTGGGATCAGTATCTACAGGAGAAGAAGAGG GAACTGAAGGGTGAAACCTGGGTATATTCCTCCTATGTGATGTGCTTTGTTAATGATCAACTGCTGGGTAACGGATTTGACCTGAAGAAGTGGGCCCAGAAGGTGTGGGACGTGGTTGATGTCCGACCCTCCGCACTGTATGAAGCACTAACTTTGAATTATTCCACCAAGTTCTTAAAAGACACCAAG CATGATTTTGTGTTCTTGGACATTTGTATCAATCTTTCTCCAATTGGAAGACTGATTTTTGAG CTATATTGTGATACATGTCCCAAAACATGTAAAAATTTTCAGGTCTTGTGCACAGGAACGGCAGGGTTTTCTGAGAGAGGCGTAAAGCTTCATTACAAAGATTCGATTTTTCATCGAGTAGTCCAGAATGGTTGGATACAAGGAGGAG ATATAGTACAGGGAAGAGGAGATGACGGAGAGTCTATTTATGGACCAATATTTGAAG ATGAAAACTTTTCAATTCCTCATAATAAAAGAGGAGTTCTTGGAATGGTCAATAGAGGTCATCATACCAATAGCTCACAATTCTACGTCACACTGCAAGCAGCTCCCTATCTGGATAGAAAATACGTGGCTTTCGG GCAACTAATCGAAGGAACTGAAGTTCTTAGACAACTGGAATTAGTCCcaacagagaatgagagaccaaCGCTTCTCTGCAGTATTGCAGACAGTGGAATTCTTTATACCTGA
- the Ppil6 gene encoding putative inactive peptidyl-prolyl cis-trans isomerase-like 6 isoform X4, translating into MATPQQQPQPQPQQCRPKPSACRTQVLPESPLQVKVVGLFKSSSFQMSKTIAEELKGETWVYSSYVMCFVNDQLLGNGFDLKKWAQKVWDVVDVRPSALYEALTLNYSTKFLKDTKHDFVFLDICINLSPIGRLIFELYCDTCPKTCKNFQVLCTGTAGFSERGVKLHYKDSIFHRVVQNGWIQGGDIVQGRGDDGESIYGPIFEDENFSIPHNKRGVLGMVNRGHHTNSSQFYVTLQAAPYLDRKYVAFGQLIEGTEVLRQLELVPTENERPTLLCSIADSGILYT; encoded by the exons ATGGCCACTCCGCAGCAGCAGCCGCAGCCGCAGCCGCAGCAGTGTCGGCCGAAGCCCTCAGCTTGTCGCACTCAGGTGCTGCCGGAGTCGCCGCTGCAGGTGAAGGTGGTGGGGCTCTTCAAAAGCTCCAGCTTTCAGATGTCAAAGACCATCGCTGAG GAACTGAAGGGTGAAACCTGGGTATATTCCTCCTATGTGATGTGCTTTGTTAATGATCAACTGCTGGGTAACGGATTTGACCTGAAGAAGTGGGCCCAGAAGGTGTGGGACGTGGTTGATGTCCGACCCTCCGCACTGTATGAAGCACTAACTTTGAATTATTCCACCAAGTTCTTAAAAGACACCAAG CATGATTTTGTGTTCTTGGACATTTGTATCAATCTTTCTCCAATTGGAAGACTGATTTTTGAG CTATATTGTGATACATGTCCCAAAACATGTAAAAATTTTCAGGTCTTGTGCACAGGAACGGCAGGGTTTTCTGAGAGAGGCGTAAAGCTTCATTACAAAGATTCGATTTTTCATCGAGTAGTCCAGAATGGTTGGATACAAGGAGGAG ATATAGTACAGGGAAGAGGAGATGACGGAGAGTCTATTTATGGACCAATATTTGAAG ATGAAAACTTTTCAATTCCTCATAATAAAAGAGGAGTTCTTGGAATGGTCAATAGAGGTCATCATACCAATAGCTCACAATTCTACGTCACACTGCAAGCAGCTCCCTATCTGGATAGAAAATACGTGGCTTTCGG GCAACTAATCGAAGGAACTGAAGTTCTTAGACAACTGGAATTAGTCCcaacagagaatgagagaccaaCGCTTCTCTGCAGTATTGCAGACAGTGGAATTCTTTATACCTGA
- the Ppil6 gene encoding putative inactive peptidyl-prolyl cis-trans isomerase-like 6 isoform X2 encodes MATPQQQPQPQPQQCRPKPSACRTQVLPESPLQVKVVGLFKSSSFQMSKTIAETLKHNYPSRFEDPVIVPLQEFAWDQYLQEKKRELKGETWVYSSYVMCFVNDQLLGNGFDLKKWAQKVWDVVDVRPSALYEALTLNYSTKFLKDTKHDFVFLDICINLSPIGRLIFEVLCTGTAGFSERGVKLHYKDSIFHRVVQNGWIQGGDIVQGRGDDGESIYGPIFEDENFSIPHNKRGVLGMVNRGHHTNSSQFYVTLQAAPYLDRKYVAFGQLIEGTEVLRQLELVPTENERPTLLCSIADSGILYT; translated from the exons ATGGCCACTCCGCAGCAGCAGCCGCAGCCGCAGCCGCAGCAGTGTCGGCCGAAGCCCTCAGCTTGTCGCACTCAGGTGCTGCCGGAGTCGCCGCTGCAGGTGAAGGTGGTGGGGCTCTTCAAAAGCTCCAGCTTTCAGATGTCAAAGACCATCGCTGAG ACTCTGAAACATAATTACCCATCCAGATTTGAAGATCCCGTGATAGTTCCTCTTCAGGAGTTTGCTTGGGATCAGTATCTACAGGAGAAGAAGAGG GAACTGAAGGGTGAAACCTGGGTATATTCCTCCTATGTGATGTGCTTTGTTAATGATCAACTGCTGGGTAACGGATTTGACCTGAAGAAGTGGGCCCAGAAGGTGTGGGACGTGGTTGATGTCCGACCCTCCGCACTGTATGAAGCACTAACTTTGAATTATTCCACCAAGTTCTTAAAAGACACCAAG CATGATTTTGTGTTCTTGGACATTTGTATCAATCTTTCTCCAATTGGAAGACTGATTTTTGAG GTCTTGTGCACAGGAACGGCAGGGTTTTCTGAGAGAGGCGTAAAGCTTCATTACAAAGATTCGATTTTTCATCGAGTAGTCCAGAATGGTTGGATACAAGGAGGAG ATATAGTACAGGGAAGAGGAGATGACGGAGAGTCTATTTATGGACCAATATTTGAAG ATGAAAACTTTTCAATTCCTCATAATAAAAGAGGAGTTCTTGGAATGGTCAATAGAGGTCATCATACCAATAGCTCACAATTCTACGTCACACTGCAAGCAGCTCCCTATCTGGATAGAAAATACGTGGCTTTCGG GCAACTAATCGAAGGAACTGAAGTTCTTAGACAACTGGAATTAGTCCcaacagagaatgagagaccaaCGCTTCTCTGCAGTATTGCAGACAGTGGAATTCTTTATACCTGA
- the Ppil6 gene encoding putative inactive peptidyl-prolyl cis-trans isomerase-like 6 isoform X3 yields the protein MATPQQQPQPQPQQCRPKPSACRTQVLPESPLQVKVVGLFKSSSFQMSKTIAETLKHNYPSRFEDPVIVPLQEFAWDQYLQEKKRELKGETWVYSSYVMCFVNDQLLGNGFDLKKWAQKVWDVVDVRPSALYEALTLNYSTKFLKDTKHDFVFLDICINLSPIGRLIFELYCDTCPKTCKNFQVLCTGTAGFSERGVKLHYKDSIFHRVVQNGWIQGGDIVQGRGDDGESIYGPIFEDENFSIPHNKRGVLGMVNRGHHTNSSQFYVTLQAAPYLDRKYVAFGVSLCSPGCSGTHSAD from the exons ATGGCCACTCCGCAGCAGCAGCCGCAGCCGCAGCCGCAGCAGTGTCGGCCGAAGCCCTCAGCTTGTCGCACTCAGGTGCTGCCGGAGTCGCCGCTGCAGGTGAAGGTGGTGGGGCTCTTCAAAAGCTCCAGCTTTCAGATGTCAAAGACCATCGCTGAG ACTCTGAAACATAATTACCCATCCAGATTTGAAGATCCCGTGATAGTTCCTCTTCAGGAGTTTGCTTGGGATCAGTATCTACAGGAGAAGAAGAGG GAACTGAAGGGTGAAACCTGGGTATATTCCTCCTATGTGATGTGCTTTGTTAATGATCAACTGCTGGGTAACGGATTTGACCTGAAGAAGTGGGCCCAGAAGGTGTGGGACGTGGTTGATGTCCGACCCTCCGCACTGTATGAAGCACTAACTTTGAATTATTCCACCAAGTTCTTAAAAGACACCAAG CATGATTTTGTGTTCTTGGACATTTGTATCAATCTTTCTCCAATTGGAAGACTGATTTTTGAG CTATATTGTGATACATGTCCCAAAACATGTAAAAATTTTCAGGTCTTGTGCACAGGAACGGCAGGGTTTTCTGAGAGAGGCGTAAAGCTTCATTACAAAGATTCGATTTTTCATCGAGTAGTCCAGAATGGTTGGATACAAGGAGGAG ATATAGTACAGGGAAGAGGAGATGACGGAGAGTCTATTTATGGACCAATATTTGAAG ATGAAAACTTTTCAATTCCTCATAATAAAAGAGGAGTTCTTGGAATGGTCAATAGAGGTCATCATACCAATAGCTCACAATTCTACGTCACACTGCAAGCAGCTCCCTATCTGGATAGAAAATACGTGGCTTTCGG ggtctcactatgtagccctggctgttctggaactcactctgcagactag
- the Smpd2 gene encoding sphingomyelin phosphodiesterase 2 — MKPNFSLRLRVFNLNCWDIPYLSKHRADRMKRLADFLNLESFDLALLQEVWSEQDFQYLRRKLSLTYPDAHYFRSGLIGSGLCVFSRHPIQEILQHVYTLNGYPYMVCHGDWFCGKAVGLLVLHLNGMVLNAYVTHLHAEYCRQKDIYLAHRVAQAWELAQFIHHTSKSADVVLLCGDLNMHPKDLGCCLLKEWTGLRDAYVETQDFKGSEAGCTMVPTNCYVSQQDLGPFPLGIRIDYVLYKAVSGCYIYCKTLKTTTGCDPNSSTPLSDHEALMATLYVKHSPPQEDPYPTQGPPEGSALTSVLRDVWTELELGVKRAHWWAELAGYVTACGLFLLSLLCILALGEGAREVAILLWTPSVGLVLVAGTVYIFHMQEVKGLCRVQAELHHVLRRERETQDHGSEPHLAPLLAAGGRQS; from the exons ATGAAGCCCAACTTCTCTCTCCGGCTGAGGGTTTTTAACCTCAACTGCTG GGACATCCCCTACTTGAGCAAGCATAGGGCCGACCGCATGAAGCGCTTGGCTGACTTTCTGAACTTGGAAAGCTTCGACCTGGCTCTATTGCAGGAG GTGTGGAGTGAGCAGGACTTCCAGTACCTAAGGCGAAAGCTATCACTCACCTACCCAGATGCACACTACTTCAGAAG CGGGCTCATCGGCAGCGGCCTCTGTGTGTTCTCCAGACACCCGATCCAGGAAATTCTCCAGCATGTCTACACTCTCAATGGCTACCCCTACATG GTCTGTCATGGAGACTGGTTCTGCGGGAAGGCTGTGGGGCTGCTGGTGCTCCATCTGAACGGAATGGTGCTCAATGCCTACGTGACCCAC CTCCACGCTGAGTACTGTCGGCAGAAAGACATCTACCTCGCGCACCGGGTGGCCCAAGCTTGGGAACTGGCCCAGTTCATCCA CCACACCTCCAAGAGTGCAGATGTGGTTCTCTTGTGTGGGGACCTCAACATGCACCCCAAAGACCTGGGCTGCTGCCTGCTGAAGGAGTGGACAGGGCTTCGTGATGCCTATGTAGAGACTCAGGACTTTAAG GGCTCTGAAGCCGGCTGTACCATGGTACCCACAAACTGCTATGTCAGCCAGCAGGACCTGGGACCGTTTCCACTTGGCATCCGCATTGACTATGTGCTTTATAAG GCAGTCTCTGGGTGTTACATCTACTGTAAGACTCTGAAAACCACTACAGGCTGTGACCCCAACAGTAGCACTCCCCTCTCTGATCATGAGGCCCTCATGGCCACTTTGTATGTGAAGCACAGCCCCCCTCAGGAAGACCCCTATCCTACCCAGG GACCCCCTGAAGGTTCAGCACTGACCAGTGTGCTAAGGGACGTGTGGACAGAGCTGGAGCTAGGTGTTAAACGGGCTCACTGGTGGGCGGAACTTGCTGGCTATGTGACTGCCTGCGGGCTATTCCTCTTGTCGTTGCTGTGTATCCTGGCTCTAGGAGAAGGGGCCAGGGAAGTGGCCATACTGCTCTGGACACCCAGTGTGGGGCTGGTGCTGGTAGCAGGCACAGTCTACATCTTCCACATGCAGGAGGTCAAAGGCTTGTGCCGGGTCCAGGCTGAGCTCCATCATGttctgagaagggaaagggagaccCAGGACCATGGCTCAGAGCCTCACCTAGCCCCACTGCTGGcagcaggaggcagacagagctgA
- the Mical1 gene encoding F-actin-monooxygenase MICAL1 — protein sequence MASTASTNPAHAHFESFVQAQLCQDVLSSFRALCDALGLESGGGLPQYHKIKAELNYWSAKSLWAKLDKRASHSVYQQGQACANTKCLVVGAGPCGLRAAVELALLGARVVLVEKRTKFSRHNVLHLWPFTIHDLRALGAKKFYGRFCTGTLDHISIRQLQLLLLKVALLLGVEIHWGITFTGLQPPSRKGSGWHAQLQPSPPAQLANYEFDVLISAAGGKFVPEGFTIREMRGKLAIGITVNFVNGRTVEETQVPEISGVARIYNQKFFQSLLKATGIDLENIVYYKDDTHYFVMTAKKQCLLRLGVLLQDLPDTDQLLGGANVVPEALQRFARAAADFATHGKLGNLEFARDAHGRPDVAAFDFTSMMRAESAARVQEKHGARLLLGLVGDCLVEPFWPLGTGVARGFLAAFDAAWMVKRWAEGAKPLEVLAERESLYQLLSQTSPENMHRNVAQYGLDPATRYPNLNLRAVTPNQVQDLYDVVDKEHVPRRNDKPDGGKVTTGSAGTEELLHWCQEQTAGFPGVHVTDFSSSWTDGRALCALVHRLQPGLLEPSELQGMGALEATAWALKVAEHGLGITPVLSAQAVVAGSDPLGLIAYLSHFHGVFKNMPHGSGPVNQASSGTSSAILFLGKLQRTLQRTRAKGEAETSSTEGSPVFEPSIPPALPSKPKEAGSEDLCELCGKHLYILERFCVDGHFFHRGCFRCHTCDATLWPGGYGQYPGDGHFYCLQHLPQEDQIDADSSGSPENQELPTPDDNSVQPDSSPPVPPVGRLNPIPSPNQPTRRLIRLSSSERLRLSSLNIIPDPGTEPPPKPPRSCSALARQALEGSFVGWGVPVQTLQVPQTMEKAEESPFSNEEEEEEEEEEEEEEVPLEPDLEQTLQTFAKNSGTMTKYPTWYRTLMRRAKEEEMKRFCKAQAIQRRLNEIEAALRELETEGMEVEMALRRQSSSPEEEKKLWVEQLLQLIKERNNLVTEEAELMITVQELDLEEKQWQLDQELRGYMNQEETLKTEADRQSEDQVLRKLLDVVNQRDALIRLQEERRLREMASETGTQS from the exons ATGGCTTCAACAGCCTCCACCAACCCAGCGCACGCCCACTTCGAGAGCTTTGTGCAGGCCCAGCTGTGCCAGGATGTGCTGAGCAGCTTTCGTGCACTCTGTGacgccctgggactggagtctgGTGGGGGATTGCCCCAGTACCACAAGATCAAGGCCGAGCTCAACTACTGGAGTGCCAAGTCCCTATGGGCCAAGTTGGACAAGAGGGCAAGCCATTCGGTGTACCAGCAAGGCCAGGCCTGTGCCAACACCAAG TGCCTGGTGGTAGGCGCTGGGCCTTGTGGGCTCCGAGCTGCTGTGGAACTGGCATTGCTAGGTGCCCGAGTAGTGCTTGTGGAAAAGCGCACCAAGTTCTCTCGGCACAATGTGCTGCACCTCTGGCCCTTCACCATTCATGACCTTCGGGCGCTTGGGGCCAAGAAGTTCTATGGACGCTTCTGTACTGGCACCCTGGACCACATCA GCATCCGACAGCTTCAGCTACTTCTCCTGAAGGTGGCGTTACTGCTGGGGGTGGAAATTCACTGGGGCATCACTTTCACTGGCCTCCAGCCCCCTTCCAGGAAGG GGAGTGGCTGGCATGCCCAGCTCCAGCCCAGTCCCCCAGCCCAACTGGCCAACTATGAATTTGATGTCCTCATCTCGGCTGCAGGGGGTAAATTCGTCCCTGAAG GCTTCACCATCCGGGAAATGCGTGGCAAACTGGCAATCGGCATCACAGTCAACTTTGTGAACGGGCGCACGGTGGAGGAGACACAGGTGCCAGAGATCAGTGGTGTAGCTCGGATCTACAACCAAAAATTCTTCCAGAGCCTGCTCAAAGCCACAG GGATTGATCTGGAGAACATCGTGTACTACAAGGATGATACTCACTACTTTGTGATGACAGCCAAGAAGCAGTGCCTGCTGCGGCTGGGGGTGCTGCTCCAG GACTTGCCAGACACTGATCAGCTGCTGGGCGGTGCCAATGTGGTACCCGAGGCTCTGCAGCGCTTTGCCAGGGCAGCTGCTGATTTTGCCACACATGGCAAGCTTGGGAACCTGGAGTTTGCTCGGGATGCACACGGGCGGCCTGATGTGGCCGCCTTTGACTTCACCAGCATGATGCGGGCGGAGAGTGCTGCGCGTGTGCAAGAAAAGCATGGTGCCCGCCTACTGCTGGGACTGGTGGGGGACTGCCTGGTGGAG cccttctggcctctgggcactGGAGTGGCCCGAGGCTTCTTGGCAGCCTTCGACGCAGCCTGGATGGTGAAGCGGTGGGCAGAGGGTGCCAAGCCCCTAGAGGTGTTGGCTGAACG TGAGAGCTTGTACCAGCTTCTATCACAAACGTCCCCAGAGAATATGCATCGAAATGTAGCCCAGTATGGGTTGGATCCTGCCACCCGATACCCCAACCTGAACCTCCGGGCTGTAACCCCCAATCAG GTGCAAGACCTGTATGACGTGGTGGACAAGGAGCATGTGCCGAGGAGGAATGACAAGCCAGATGGGGGAAAGGTGACCACAG GGTCAGCGGGCACTGAGGAGCTCCTGCACTGGTGTCAGGAGCAGACAGCTGGGTTTCCTGGGGTCCATGTCACCGACTTTTCTTCCTCGTGGACCGACGGTCGAGCTCTGTGTGCCCTGGTGCACCGCCTACAGCCTGGCCTGCT GGAACCCTCAGAGCTTCAGGGCATGGGAGCTCTAGAAGCCACTGCCTGGGCACTGAAGGTGGCAGAACACGGGCTGGGCATCACCCCAGTGCTGTCTGCGCAGGCAGTAGTGGCAGGCAGTGACCCACTGGGCCTCATTGCCTACCTCAGCCACTTCCATGGTGTCTTCAAGAACATGCCCCACGGCTCAG GCCCTGTCAACCAGGCTTCTTCTGGGACCTCCAGTGCTATACTTTTCCTCGGCAAACTCCAGAGGACCCTACAACGGACCCGGGCCAAG GGAGAGGCTGAGACTTCAAGTACTGAGGGGTCCCCTGTCTTTGAGCCCAGTATACCCCCAGCACTGCCATCCAAACCCAAGGAG GCTGGGTCTGAGGATCTTTGTGAACTCTGTGGGAAGCACCTCTACATACTGGAACGCTTCTGTGTGGATGGCCACTTCTTCCACCGGGGCTGCTTCCGCTGCCATACCTGTGACGCCACGCTGTGGCCAGGCGGCTATGGGCAATATCCAGGAGATG GACATTTCTACTGTCTCCAGCACCTGCCCCAGGAGGACCAAATAGACGCTGACAGCAGTGGAAGTCCAGAGAACCAG GAGCTCCCTACACCAGATGACAACAGCGTGCAGCCAGACTCCTCACCTCCTGTACCTCCTGTCGGGAGGCTCAACCCTATCCCAAGCCCCAACCAGCCTACCCGACGGCTTATCCGCCTCTCCAGCTCAGAACGCCTGCGGCTGTCCTCCTTGAACATCATCCCTGACCCAGGAACAGAGCCTCCACCCAAGCCCCCACGAAGCTGCTCAGCCTTGGCCCGCCAGGCTCTGGAGGGCAGCTTTGTGGGCTGGGGTGTGCCAGTCCAAACACTGCAAG TTCCTCAAACCatggagaaggcagaagaaagtcCCTTTTccaatgaggaggaggaagaggaagaagaggaagaagaggaggaagaagtgcCTTTGGAGCCAGACTTAGAGCAG ACTCTGCAGACCTTTGCTAAGAACTCCGGCACTATGACTAAGTATCCAACGTGGTATCGAACCCTCATGCGGCGTGCTAAAGAGGAGGAGATGAAGAGGTTTTGCAAGGCCCAG GCCATCCAGCGAAGACTAAATGAGATTGAGGCTGCTCTGAGGGAGCTGGAGACCGAAGGCATGGAGGTGGAGATGGCTTTGAGAAGGCAGAGCA GCTCtccagaagaggagaagaaactcTGGGTAGAGCAGCTGCTCCAGCTCATCAAGGAGAGAAACAACCTAGTGACGGAAGAGGCTGAACTCATGATCAC ggtCCAGGAGCTGGATCTGGAGGAGAAGCAGTGGCAGCTGGACCAGGAGTTGCGAGGCTACATGAACCAGGAAG AAACCCTGAAGACAGAGGCCGATCGTCAGTCTGAGGACCAGGTCCTGAGGAAGCTGTTGGATGTAGTGAACCAGCGGGATGCCCTTATCCGCTTGCAGGAGGAACGAAGGCTCAGAGAGATGGCTTCGGAGACAGGAACCCAGAGCTAG